A single window of Loxodonta africana isolate mLoxAfr1 chromosome 10, mLoxAfr1.hap2, whole genome shotgun sequence DNA harbors:
- the TMCO5A gene encoding transmembrane and coiled-coil domain-containing protein 5A — MEILRLEQSKRNINSLNMDLERDMQKIDDANQDLFLKIQEKEEEIQRLESELTQTGDLAEDEEWEKEHCATIERERALQELEEETARLERKNETLVQSITELKRKLTRRIHKTTRCEQGNLDETPEEPKVRLQQLEASCADQEMELAKVMEDYAFVIQLCEDQALCIKKYQETLRKIEEELETRFLEREVSKVLSMNTARKKYNSQSNEAISWLYLFRVSRCLFFTILFFVRLLGYMFFHISYINPDLLINILPRILNRGILWKLRSFLFPSLTLETEDMLPH, encoded by the exons ATGGAAATCTTAAGATTGGAACAATCAAAGAGAAATATTAACAGTTTGAACATGGATCTTGAAAGGGATATGCAGAAAATAGATGACGCAAATCAGGATCTTTTTCTCAAAAtccaagagaaagaagaggagattCAGAG GTTGGAAAGTGAGCTCACCCAGACAGGAGACCTGGCAGAGGATGAGGAGTGGGAGAAGGAGCACTGTGCCACCATTGAAAGGGAAAGAGCCTTGCAGGAGCTAGAAGAAGAAACAGCCAGACTT gaaaggaagaatgaaacactggtccAGAGTATAACAGAACTTAAAAGAAAG CTTACAAGAAGAATACATAAAACAACCAGGTGTGAGCAAGGCAACCTAGACGAAACCCCAGAAGAGCCAAAG GTTAGGTTACAACAGTTGGAAGCATCATGTGCAGACCAAGAGATGGAGCTGGCCAAG GTAATGGAGGACTATGCGTTTGTGATTCAGCTCTGTGAGGATCAGGCCCTCTGCATAAAG AAGTACCAAGAAACTTTGAGGAAAATAGAAGAAGAACTAGAGACCCGGTTCCTTGAGAGAGAAGT ATCAAAAGTCTTGAGCATGAACACTGCAAGAAAAAAGTATAACAGTCAAAGTAATGAGGCAA TTTCTTGGCTTTATCTTTTCAGGGTTTCTCGATGTCTCTTTTTTACCATCCTATTTTTCGTCAGACTTCTGGGCTACATGTTTTTCCACATAAGTTATATAAATCCAGATCTCCTTATCAACATACTGCCCAGGATATTGAACAGGGGCATCTTGTggaagctaagaagcttcctcTTTCCATCTCTCACGCTGGAAACAGAGGACATGTTACCTCACTGA